In Scyliorhinus canicula chromosome 18, sScyCan1.1, whole genome shotgun sequence, a single window of DNA contains:
- the atp5pd gene encoding ATP synthase subunit d, mitochondrial yields MAGRRVAMKAVDWLAFGERVPPNQKAMFNALKTRSDALSSRLTSLPEKSPAIDWSYYRKVVMKAGMVDEFEKKYEALKIPEPVDTQKEKINAQEQETDKSAQSYILASKERISKYEKELAKFKSMVPFDQMTIEDLNDVFPETKLDKEKYPFWPHKPISEL; encoded by the exons ATGGCAGGACGACGGGTGGCCATGAAGGCTGTTGACTGGTTGGCGTTTGGCGAGCGGGTCCCACCGAACCAAAAAGCTATGTTCAATGCACTGAAAACCCGCAGCGATGCTCTTTCTAGCAG GTTGACGTCGCTTCCTGAGAAATCTCCGGCCATTGACTGGAGCTATTACCGGAAAGTGGTTATGAAAGCTGGTATGGTGGACGAGTTTGAAAAGAAG TATGAAGCTTTGAAGATTCCAGAACCTGTTGACACACAGAAGGAGAAGATCAATGCCCAGGAACAAGAAACT GACAAGAGTGCTCAATCCTACATCCTGGCTTCTAAGGAAAGGATTTCCAAATATGAGAAGGAG CTGGCCAAATTCAAAAGCATGGTTCCATTTGACCAGATGACCATTGAGGACCTGAACGATGTTTTCCCTGAAACCAAACTGGACAAGGAGAAATATCCCTTCTGGCCGCACAAGCCCATCAGTGAGCTGTAA